From Juglans regia cultivar Chandler chromosome 9, Walnut 2.0, whole genome shotgun sequence:
ATTGATGATAACCCGATCTGAGATCAATTTTAGAGAACACCTGCACaccttgcaactgatcaaataaatcatcgatgCGGGGCaacggatatttattctttatggtcactcgaTTCAGTTCCCTGTAATCTATACACATCCTCattgtcccatccttcttcttcacaaacaagactggagctccccaaggtgacacaCTAGGTCTAATGAAACCTTTATCCAACAAGTCTTGCAACTGTTCTTTGAGCTCGGCTAACTCTGATGGCGCCATTCGATAAGGGGCTTTGGAAAGAGGCGCTGTGCCTGGTGctaattcaatagcaaactctacctcccgctcaGGCGGTAATCCAGACAAATCTTCAGGAAAAACTTCTGGATATTCCCTCACAATAGGAATCTCTTCAAGTTtcaattcttcctttggttcatCCACCACAAAGGCCAAAAACCCTTGACACCCATCACGTAAAAGCTTGTCAACCTGAAAAGCATAAATAACTGATGGAGAGGTACGCACTCTAGAACCCATAAACCGAAGTTCCTCCTCTTCCGGAAACTTGAACACCACTTcccttttaaaacaatcaatactagcataACTGGAAGTTAACCAATCCatccccaaaatcacatcaaacccagtCATAGGAAAGACTATCAGGTTAGCTGGCATTTCCTTCCCGCTAATAGTTATTGGACACTTGAGTAAAATCTTGTTACAAGTCACTATATCACCAGTTGGGGTAGAGACCCTCAAATTGTAGTCCATCTCATCAGCAACAATGGGGCACAACTTAACAtaatccatagaaataaaggagtgggtagcccccgagtcaaataaaacaatagccTTATTGAGGAATAAGGGAACAATTCCTAGTTACGTCATATAATCCATAGAGATAATAAGACAGATATTCCTTAATtctcaacaaagaaaaattttaagagatGGTTAGAGAATCATACCTGTGATAACATCATCCTTGTCCTCAGCTTCTCCTGGTGTCAAAGCAAATACCCGAGCAGGTACAGTCCTCCACTGATTGTTGCCTTGATTATTCGGCCTAAAGTTTTGGGGTGGGTTGGGCCTTCTATTGTTCTCCGCAAGCAATGgacattctctaatgaaatgccCATCCTTACCGCATTTGAAACATGACCCCACTTCCTTCCTGCACTCTCCATGGTGTATGCGGTTACAGAACTTACAAGGGTTAGGTGTATGATTTCCCTGTAtctgtctctgacttgaactgctcccctcatttctctttttccattgcCCTTGATCCGAACTAGGAAACCCTTGTGGAGcagctctcttcctctgttcttgcaattcagcacccctcttAAGATTCTGTTCCGCTAGCATCGCCTTGTgtactaattctgaaaaattctgaatctgtaAGATCATCACCCGttcataaatcctgtagttcaagccttcttcaaacttcttagtctttttctcctcatcgggaatcaagtatgcggcgaaacgtgataattccgcaaaccttgcagcatactggcgcacagtcatggtcccttgcaccaagttggtGAACTCTCGGGCTCTAGCATCCCTTTCTGCCTTAGGGAAAAATCGATCGAAGAAActctgcttgaattgagcccaaacaattactccaatcccctcagcttccctgataactttctcagaattccaccatctctttgcTTCTCCAGATAGTTTGAAGGCTGCGAACTTGACTTTTTGCTGATCAGTACAttccaaaacaccaaatatttcttctatgtcttgtatccaatcttccgCAACGTTCGCAttgcctcttccatcaaaggtgggaggatgcgttcgattaaattgttcgaATGTGCAGCCCCCACCATTGTCGTCttcattcaaatcttcaagggttcgaactctacgacgagcagccatcctgaaagtCTAAACTCGGTAAAacgttctaaaataaaagaaaatgaatataccaggtaaatagaaataaataagaggatgaataaaatatgcatataaacacatatacatatatatctatataaatcaGATAACTATGCAAATCTGACATCACTTAATACACACGTATATCActaaaatctataacctcaaagttccaaattcaatttcTAACATCAGCCAAatttaaaacctcaaatcccatcaaaatcaatcttaatgTTCTTGtaactcaaacttaaatatccacatgacaatccttataatcctccaattcctattttgaaatttacacatcctatgaacccacagatatctaaacctccaaggtctacagtatgcagaattcaaacctgtctctgataccaactgtaacgccccgaccccgagggtccggagagttaactcataaaacctaataatcagctctaacaaggctagagtactcccAAAATCAATAATGTATCtattttcccaaaactcaaatcgaacgtaaatacttcaattaaacaaatcaaataagttcatttatccaatattcaatccaaataacccaaataaaatcaactcttcttcttgtctcaaataacaactagaaataataaaacatttacataaatctccataaaccgtctaaatccattgaagcaacttaagaaaataattagtctctaacaccaacactagtaacatgagatacccaaccacaaatcagtgctaatcttctccatagactctaatactgatcctcagctgaaccatcgatgtcatctgaaatattatgaagattaacggggtgagttatcaacaactcagcaagcaatgAGCATATAccagcatgtaaacatgagcatttataacatttgataagccgaacaaaacatttactttcagaatgcagaaacaaaacttttacaaaacattagagcgaagttttcagaaaataaacttattccaaaaagaacttccgttggcatttccaaactgaaacattataattaaatcatctctcagcatcacatcgggacaataccatgtttaacccccgtggtagggttataaaccaccattattgtaacacccggacccaaaatttgtatagTTGGACATTagattgtttatatatttttatttatttattggagcttggtattttaagtttttattttacaaactggagtagcgattttattttattttattttcttcacacgttatgttttcccgcatgtttcttatttttatcttccttctctttcggttttatctcttttttttccgtaagtttattttttttctcttttcgttcacgtcgtgcatgctcacacacGTTCATCTCCATCCGCTCACACGTCtacttctctagggttttattttcttgttcctccactgatatatttaaatatacgtACGTTTCGACGATGCTTCCGCCGCTGCCCTCCTTCCCGAAACCTTAGccaagtatttttttgtttttcttcttcttcctcctctgtgCAAACCACGCTCACCCTCTAGCTCGGTCTCGACCCACACCGTCCCAGCATCACCGCAGCCTGTCCTCACCCTTTCGGAAAGCACCACGCCAGTTAACCGTAAGCCAGACCACTGCCTTCCCACGCGACACCGTAAGCcagaccaccgtgaac
This genomic window contains:
- the LOC118349406 gene encoding uncharacterized protein LOC118349406, whose protein sequence is MILQIQNFSELVHKAMLAEQNLKRGAELQEQRKRAAPQGFPSSDQGQWKKRNEGSSSSQRQIQGNHTPNPCKFCNRIHHGECRKEVGSCFKCGKDGHFIRECPLLAENNRRPNPPQNFRPNNQGNNQWRTVPARVFALTPGEAEDKDDVITGMIL